A genomic region of Lycorma delicatula isolate Av1 chromosome 4, ASM4794821v1, whole genome shotgun sequence contains the following coding sequences:
- the LOC142323317 gene encoding haloacid dehalogenase-like hydrolase domain-containing 5 isoform X3 yields the protein MAAATAFACCRNKYCLFDYYKQFSKYIIKSDLRRASFTQSVAPSFGLLFDIDGVIVRGKRIIPRVPEAFRRLVNEKGNFRVPTVFVTNAGNAHCKDKAKQLSEWLGVQVSEDKVVMSHTPLKNFYEFHKKCVLVSGQGPIEEIAGRLGFINTVTVENLRRAFPLLDAVDQKRRVSPEVAGNPNFPKIEAVILFGEPVRWETSLQLILDVIMTNGSPSHHQRLSYPHIPVLACNMDLQWMAEANIPRFGHGAFLVCLEELYKKITGKNLMYTALIGKPSEITYQFAHQLLLYQAHNIGIVSNIKHLYAIGLVFFQMNYLIVILITRLETFWESISLLDNLHIP from the exons ATGGCTGCAGCTACTGCTTTTGCTTGCTGCAgaaataaatactgtttatttgattattataagcaatttagtaaatatataattaaaagtgacTTAAGAAGAGCTTCATTTACACAG AGTGTTGCTCCATCATTtggtttattatttgatattgatGGTGTGATTGTTAGAGGAAAACGTATAATACCAAGAGTTCCTGAAGCATTTAGAAGATTAGTcaatgaaaaaggaaattttcgtGTTCCAACAGTATTTGTCACTAATGCAGGGAATGCACACTGTAAAGATAAAGCTAAACAACTTTCAGAATGGTTAGGTGTACag gtTTCAGAAGATAAAGTAGTTATGTCTCATACACCattgaaaaacttttatgaatttcaCAAGAAATGTGTTTTAGTATCTGGTCAAGGACCTATTGAAGAAATTGCAGGAAGACTTGGATTTATTAATACAGTTACTGTTGAAAACTTAAGGAGAGCTTTTCCATTGTTGGATGCAGTAGATCAAAAACGACGAGTTTCTCCT gaAGTGGCAGGTAAtccaaattttccaaaaattgaagCAGTTATTCTATTTGGTGAACCAGTAAGGTGGGAAACATCTCTTCAGTTGATACTTGATGTAATAATGACAAATGGATCTCCTTCACATCATCAAAGACTTAGTTATCCGCATATACCAGTACTTGCTTGTAACATGGATTTGCAATGGATGGCTGAAGCAAATATACCAAG atttggACACGGTGCTTTCCTAGTTTGTTTAgaagaattgtataaaaaaataactggtaaaaatttaatgtatactgCCCTTATTGGAAAACCAAGTGAGATTACCTATCAGTTTGCACATCAGTTGCTACTGTATCAGGCTCATAACATTGGAATTGTTTCAAATATTAAACATCTGTATGCTATTGG